The Edaphobacter sp. 12200R-103 genome contains a region encoding:
- a CDS encoding DUF2127 domain-containing protein: METEATTDRSWTKTGAIVRSTTAARHHDRGLMAIGLFKLGKAILFFFLGMGAIHLLHKDLGDELMRIATALKFDPESKLVTLLLDKIDLIDAHRLKQISLATFGYSLLALTEGIGLMLEKVWAEYLTLSLTISFLPWEIFELTRHANWFRLSLLLINLSVLAYLVWLLRKKKTSTGTA; this comes from the coding sequence ATGGAAACCGAAGCAACAACCGATCGAAGCTGGACAAAGACGGGCGCAATTGTTCGCTCCACAACCGCGGCTCGACACCATGACCGCGGTCTGATGGCGATCGGGCTGTTTAAGCTGGGCAAGGCGATCCTCTTTTTCTTCCTGGGAATGGGAGCGATCCATCTGCTCCATAAAGACCTTGGCGACGAGCTCATGCGGATCGCTACCGCTCTGAAGTTCGATCCTGAGAGCAAGCTGGTCACCCTGTTGCTCGATAAGATCGACCTGATTGACGCGCACCGGCTGAAACAGATCAGCCTTGCCACCTTCGGCTACTCTCTCCTGGCCTTGACCGAAGGAATCGGCCTGATGTTGGAGAAGGTCTGGGCAGAGTACCTGACACTGAGCCTGACCATCTCCTTTCTTCCCTGGGAGATCTTTGAGCTGACGCGCCATGCTAACTGGTTTCGGCTCAGTCTATTACTGATCAACCTGTCCGTGCTGGCCTACCTGGTCTGGCTCTTAAGGAAGAAGAAAACTTCGACCGGCACCGCATAA
- the dxs gene encoding 1-deoxy-D-xylulose-5-phosphate synthase, translating to MDGILKTIKSPTDVKKLSIPQLEQLAQEIRERLIKVVAKTGGHIGPNLGVVELTIALHYVFDTPADSLVFDVSHQAYVHKLLTGREDSFHTIRQPNGLNGFMLRTESEHDSYGAGHAGTALSAALGMAVARDLAGGSEHVIALAGDAAFTNGISFEALNNIAAQTRRMIVVLNDNAWSIDKNVGAIAEYFHKITANTTFSNLHDKAAGLIEKFGGKAARHVVRKAEEAAKGLIGPGMLFEEFGLSYYGPIDGHNLPLLIETFKFLKRQNKPVVLHAITQKGRGFQPALEKQKKFHGLGPYDPESGETKSAGQKTYSEIFAESLTKLANMNEKVVAITAAMPNGTALDLFRPYHPTRYFDVGIAEEHAVIFAAGMVTKGYKPFCAIYSTFLQRAFDPIVHDVCLQNLPVVFCMDRGGLSGDDGPTHHGLFDISYLRSVPNIIHMVPKDEDELQDMMYTAMLHNGPSAIRYPRGTGPGVAVKEKPVRIEIGKAEVLHDPGRVDVAIFGLGAMLPEAVRLKTMLEDEGFSAAVINPRFAKPIDRSCVADFASRASLLITLEDHVLAGGFGSAVMETLNGLDANVPVVRVGWPDTFIEHGKVEALRIRYGITAEAALEKARPHLNRLMEQVLAKHS from the coding sequence ATGGACGGAATTCTAAAAACGATCAAGTCGCCAACTGACGTTAAAAAACTCTCGATTCCGCAGTTGGAGCAACTGGCTCAGGAGATACGCGAAAGGCTCATCAAGGTCGTTGCCAAGACTGGCGGTCACATCGGACCGAATCTTGGAGTGGTCGAGCTGACCATTGCTCTCCATTACGTCTTTGACACCCCTGCCGACAGCCTGGTCTTCGACGTCAGCCATCAGGCCTACGTCCATAAGCTCCTGACCGGCCGTGAAGACAGCTTCCATACCATCCGCCAGCCGAATGGGCTCAACGGCTTCATGCTTCGCACGGAGAGCGAGCATGACAGCTATGGCGCAGGCCATGCCGGAACCGCACTCTCCGCCGCCCTTGGCATGGCGGTCGCTCGCGATCTGGCAGGCGGAAGCGAACACGTGATCGCTCTGGCGGGAGACGCCGCGTTTACCAACGGCATCTCGTTCGAAGCACTCAATAATATCGCCGCGCAGACGCGTCGCATGATCGTCGTGCTGAACGACAACGCTTGGTCGATCGACAAGAACGTCGGCGCCATCGCGGAGTACTTCCACAAGATCACCGCGAACACCACCTTCAGCAACCTGCACGATAAGGCCGCAGGACTGATCGAGAAGTTTGGCGGCAAGGCCGCACGCCATGTCGTTCGCAAGGCCGAAGAGGCGGCCAAGGGACTCATCGGTCCCGGCATGCTCTTTGAGGAGTTCGGACTCAGCTATTACGGTCCCATCGATGGCCACAATCTTCCGCTGCTCATCGAGACCTTCAAGTTCCTCAAGCGGCAGAACAAGCCCGTCGTCCTGCACGCGATTACGCAGAAGGGCCGCGGCTTTCAGCCCGCGCTGGAGAAGCAGAAGAAGTTCCACGGTCTTGGCCCGTACGACCCCGAATCCGGAGAGACCAAGTCAGCCGGGCAGAAGACCTACTCGGAGATTTTTGCCGAGAGCCTGACGAAGTTGGCGAATATGAACGAGAAAGTTGTTGCCATTACGGCAGCGATGCCGAACGGGACCGCTCTCGATCTCTTTCGTCCGTATCATCCGACTCGCTACTTCGACGTTGGGATTGCGGAGGAGCATGCCGTCATCTTCGCCGCCGGAATGGTAACCAAGGGGTATAAGCCCTTCTGCGCGATCTACTCGACTTTCCTGCAGCGCGCCTTCGACCCTATCGTTCACGATGTCTGCCTGCAGAACCTGCCGGTTGTCTTCTGCATGGACCGTGGCGGGTTGAGCGGCGACGACGGCCCGACGCATCATGGCCTCTTTGATATCAGCTACCTGCGCAGTGTCCCCAACATCATCCACATGGTTCCCAAAGATGAGGATGAGCTGCAGGACATGATGTACACCGCCATGCTCCATAACGGTCCTTCCGCGATCCGCTACCCGCGCGGAACCGGTCCCGGAGTTGCGGTGAAGGAGAAGCCGGTCCGGATCGAGATCGGCAAGGCCGAAGTGCTCCACGATCCCGGTCGCGTCGATGTTGCCATCTTCGGTCTCGGAGCCATGCTGCCTGAGGCGGTTCGCCTGAAGACGATGCTTGAAGACGAGGGCTTCTCCGCAGCGGTCATCAATCCCCGATTCGCCAAGCCGATCGACAGAAGCTGCGTGGCCGACTTCGCCTCACGCGCCAGCCTGCTGATCACCCTCGAAGATCATGTGCTAGCCGGAGGATTCGGGTCGGCGGTGATGGAGACGCTCAACGGATTGGATGCGAATGTTCCCGTGGTCCGCGTCGGCTGGCCGGACACCTTTATCGAGCATGGAAAGGTGGAGGCACTGCGGATTCGGTATGGCATTACCGCCGAGGCCGCTCTCGAAAAGGCCCGACCTCATCTCAACCGTCTGATGGAGCAGGTGCTGGCGAAGCATTCGTGA
- a CDS encoding NIPSNAP family protein, with protein MQRRSFLKTALASSAAAIAPAAVSAQAPASSGTREYYQLRKYTLRSGPQAKLTDQFFSGALIPALNRLSLSPIGAFKVTFGPQTPTTYLLIPGTNLETVANVDLLLAKDEVFLKAAEPFWSAPAKEPPFERIESTLLKAFEGYPKVTPPTPKNPKRIFQLRTYESPTPADHIRKVEMFHQGEFRIFEKSGCGNVFFSDALVGPNLPKLTYMLTFPDMEALETGWQKFFADPDWKKLTGNPRYNFEPIVSNVDSLILAPAPYSQI; from the coding sequence GTGCAAAGAAGAAGCTTCCTTAAGACCGCCCTTGCGTCCTCTGCTGCTGCCATCGCTCCCGCTGCTGTATCGGCGCAGGCACCGGCTTCGTCCGGAACTCGCGAGTACTACCAGCTTCGCAAATACACCCTCCGAAGCGGACCCCAGGCGAAGCTTACCGACCAGTTCTTTTCCGGTGCTCTCATCCCGGCTCTCAATCGCCTCAGCCTTTCGCCCATCGGCGCTTTCAAGGTCACCTTCGGCCCGCAGACCCCAACGACTTATCTGCTGATTCCGGGCACCAATCTCGAGACGGTCGCCAACGTCGACCTTCTTCTTGCAAAGGATGAGGTGTTTCTCAAAGCAGCCGAGCCCTTCTGGAGCGCACCCGCGAAGGAGCCGCCCTTCGAGCGCATCGAAAGCACGCTTCTGAAGGCTTTCGAGGGTTATCCGAAGGTTACCCCGCCGACCCCGAAGAACCCCAAGCGCATCTTCCAGCTTCGAACCTATGAAAGCCCGACGCCTGCCGACCACATCCGCAAGGTCGAGATGTTCCACCAGGGCGAGTTCCGCATCTTTGAGAAGTCCGGCTGTGGCAACGTCTTCTTCAGCGACGCGCTTGTCGGTCCGAACCTGCCCAAGCTGACCTATATGCTGACCTTTCCGGATATGGAAGCCCTCGAGACAGGATGGCAGAAGTTCTTCGCCGATCCCGACTGGAAGAAGCTCACCGGCAACCCGCGCTACAACTTTGAGCCGATTGTCAGCAACGTCGACAGCCTGATCCTGGCGCCTGCGCCCTATTCACAGATTTAG